A single genomic interval of Melanotaenia boesemani isolate fMelBoe1 chromosome 4, fMelBoe1.pri, whole genome shotgun sequence harbors:
- the arfip1 gene encoding arfaptin-1 isoform X5, with protein MTEESHRSSAAEIPVTSNGDLDQNPETVFQRQDSKPTTPGSLHLSESCVISSNFASTAEGIIESGPYKGSASLPTSPVTPVAPSSAVASRLARSSSESQTDKGTMNDQPKSGAVVLSDDLKNPAMEKLDLVRKWSISTYKCTRQILSEKLGRGSRTVDLELESQIELLRDNKRKYQSVIKLAQTLANQLSQIMQTQRQLGDAFADLSLKSPELHEEFGYNADTQKLLSKNGETLLAAINFFISSVNTLVDKTIEDTMINIKQYEVARVEFDAYRTDLEELNLGPRDGSTMPKIEQCQEQFQIHREKYERMRNDVSVKLKFLEENKVKVLHNQLILFHNAIAAYYAGNQQQLEQTLKQFHIKLKMPGGDSPSWLEEH; from the exons CAGGACTCCAAGCCCACTACCCCCGGTTCCCTACACCTTTCAGAGTCTTGTGTCATCTCCAGCAACTTTGCTTCAACAGCAGAGGGCATCATTGAATCAGGACCATACAAAG GGTCAGCAAGCCTGCCCACATCTCCTGTGACACCTGTAGCTCCAAGCTCAGCTGTTGCTAGCCGCCTGGCTCGCTCctccagtgaaagtcagactgACAAAG GCACAATGAACGATCAGCCAAAGAGTGGAGCAGTGGTCCTATCAGATGACTTAAAGAACCCAGCCATGGAAAAACTGGACCTAGTGAGAAAGTGGAGCATCAGCACATATAAA TGTACCAGACAGATCCTGTCTGAGAAGCTGGGTCGGGGCTCAAGGACCGTGGACCTGGAGCTGGAGTCGCAAATCGAATTGCTCCGTGACAACAAGAGAAAGTACCAGAGTGTGATCAAGCTGGCCCAAACGCTGGCCAATCAGCTGTCCCAAATAATGCAGACACAGAGGCAGCTAGGAGATGCATTTGCCGACCTCAGCCTCAAGTCACCAGAACTCcat gaGGAGTTTGGCTATAATGCTGACACTCAAAAGCTTTTATCCAAAAATGGAGAGACACTGCTGGCTGCCATCAACTTCTTCATCTCTAGTGTAAACACTCTTGTGGACAAAACAATTGAAGATACCATGATTAACATCAAACAGTATGAAGTTGCCAG gGTTGAGTTTGATGCGTATCGAACTGATTTGGAGGAGCTGAATCTGGGGCCACGTGATGGCAGCACAATGCCAAAAATTGAGCAATGCCAGGAGCAATTCCAGATCCACCGTGAGAAGTATGAGCGGATGAGGAACGATGTGTCGGTGAAGCTGAAGTTCCTGGAAGAGAACAAG GTGAAGGTGTTGCACAATCAGCTCATCCTGTTCCACAATGCCATCGCTGCTTACTATGCTGGgaaccagcagcagctggaacAGACGCTCAAGCAGTTCCACATCAAATTGAAAATGCCAGGTGGGGACAGTCCATCTTGGCTGGAAGAGCATTAA
- the arfip1 gene encoding arfaptin-1 isoform X6, with the protein MTEESHRSSAAEIPVTSNGDLDQNPETVFQRDSKPTTPGSLHLSESCVISSNFASTAEGIIESGPYKGSASLPTSPVTPVAPSSAVASRLARSSSESQTDKGTMNDQPKSGAVVLSDDLKNPAMEKLDLVRKWSISTYKCTRQILSEKLGRGSRTVDLELESQIELLRDNKRKYQSVIKLAQTLANQLSQIMQTQRQLGDAFADLSLKSPELHEEFGYNADTQKLLSKNGETLLAAINFFISSVNTLVDKTIEDTMINIKQYEVARVEFDAYRTDLEELNLGPRDGSTMPKIEQCQEQFQIHREKYERMRNDVSVKLKFLEENKVKVLHNQLILFHNAIAAYYAGNQQQLEQTLKQFHIKLKMPGGDSPSWLEEH; encoded by the exons GACTCCAAGCCCACTACCCCCGGTTCCCTACACCTTTCAGAGTCTTGTGTCATCTCCAGCAACTTTGCTTCAACAGCAGAGGGCATCATTGAATCAGGACCATACAAAG GGTCAGCAAGCCTGCCCACATCTCCTGTGACACCTGTAGCTCCAAGCTCAGCTGTTGCTAGCCGCCTGGCTCGCTCctccagtgaaagtcagactgACAAAG GCACAATGAACGATCAGCCAAAGAGTGGAGCAGTGGTCCTATCAGATGACTTAAAGAACCCAGCCATGGAAAAACTGGACCTAGTGAGAAAGTGGAGCATCAGCACATATAAA TGTACCAGACAGATCCTGTCTGAGAAGCTGGGTCGGGGCTCAAGGACCGTGGACCTGGAGCTGGAGTCGCAAATCGAATTGCTCCGTGACAACAAGAGAAAGTACCAGAGTGTGATCAAGCTGGCCCAAACGCTGGCCAATCAGCTGTCCCAAATAATGCAGACACAGAGGCAGCTAGGAGATGCATTTGCCGACCTCAGCCTCAAGTCACCAGAACTCcat gaGGAGTTTGGCTATAATGCTGACACTCAAAAGCTTTTATCCAAAAATGGAGAGACACTGCTGGCTGCCATCAACTTCTTCATCTCTAGTGTAAACACTCTTGTGGACAAAACAATTGAAGATACCATGATTAACATCAAACAGTATGAAGTTGCCAG gGTTGAGTTTGATGCGTATCGAACTGATTTGGAGGAGCTGAATCTGGGGCCACGTGATGGCAGCACAATGCCAAAAATTGAGCAATGCCAGGAGCAATTCCAGATCCACCGTGAGAAGTATGAGCGGATGAGGAACGATGTGTCGGTGAAGCTGAAGTTCCTGGAAGAGAACAAG GTGAAGGTGTTGCACAATCAGCTCATCCTGTTCCACAATGCCATCGCTGCTTACTATGCTGGgaaccagcagcagctggaacAGACGCTCAAGCAGTTCCACATCAAATTGAAAATGCCAGGTGGGGACAGTCCATCTTGGCTGGAAGAGCATTAA